One Poecilia reticulata strain Guanapo linkage group LG19, Guppy_female_1.0+MT, whole genome shotgun sequence genomic window carries:
- the LOC103482181 gene encoding DNA-directed RNA polymerase III subunit RPC4-like isoform X2, whose amino-acid sequence MSDSGNAASVPSCSGFRSGPERTGSAEQSIVWSLSSSSQRGRLPSLRTRDLTLGGAFRKTKKTWEPNVHAVRKPKDELQTENPVAPKKEKRERDAKRKESRGGRKARPQVIQSHSIFEQCPGVSNYRTGRHSARGLQSSSTSPVCRPVKKEGKNSTEDGGHLLSKLQRDDFIVDPELRNDAHLNPIALPLYQSSSFSRRPRPSAATRQDDLLVLTVPPCGADEKAALLTDWQKSEQLSLVKMLQELSVSGGEELFFMQFPDCLPGRHSAPKADLHHGGATEKPSKTDAKSAQQKSENMDGSLVLSEFPEGFLGKLQIRKSGKVELKLGDVILDVSEGAAFSFLQQLVSVRLSGGRTGNITVLGNIHHKLVLSPNFQSLLRQVAAQQP is encoded by the exons ATGAGCGACTCGGGGAATGCAGCCAGCGTCCCGAGCTGCTCCGGCTTTAGAAGCGGGCCAGAGCGAACTGGAAGCGCCGAGCAGAGCATAGTCTGGAGCCTGAGTTCCTCCAGTCAGCGGGGGAGGCTACCGTCGCTCAGAACCAGGGACCTGACGCTAGGGGGAGCCTTCAGAAAGACAAAG AAGACATGGGAGCCTAACGTCCACGCTGTGAGAAAACCGAAAGATGA GCTACAAACAGAAAACCCTGTGGCtcctaaaaaggaaaaaagagagagggatgcaaagagaaaagagagcaGAGGTGGGAGGAAAGCGAGACCTCAGGTCATCCAGTCCCACTCCATCTTTGAACAATGTCCTGGTGTCTCAAATTACAGAACAG GTCGGCACAGTGCCAGAGGCCTGCAGAGCTCTTCCACATCTCCTGTTTGCAGACCCGTGAAAAAAGAAGGGAAGAATTCGACAGAGGATGGAGGTCATCTTCTCAGTAAACTGCAGCGAGACGAC TTCATAGTTGATCCAGAGTTGAGGAATGATGCCCACCTGAACCCCATCGCCCTGCCTCTGTatcagtccagcagcttctccagGCGTCCCAGGCCGTCCGCCGCAACAC GTCAAGACGACCTCCTGGTCTTAACAGTGCCACCCTGTGGTGCTGATGAAAAAGCAGCCCTCTTGACTGACTGGCAGAAATCTGAGCAGTTGTCTCTGGTGAAGATGCTgcaggaactcagtgtttcaggaGGAGAAGAGCTGTTCTTTATGCAGTTTCCAGACTGTCTTCCTGGCAGACACTCTGCACCGAAAGCAGACCTTCATCATGGAGGAGCGACAGAGAAACCTTCAAAGACAGACGCAAAGTCAGCACAGCAA AAATCCGAGAACATGGATGGCTCCCTTGTCCTCTCAGAATTCCCTGAGGGATTTTTGGGCAAGCTACAAATCAGGAAGTCGGGAAAGGTGGAGCTAAAGCTGGGTGACGTCATCCTGGATGTGTCAGAAGGAGCTGCCTTTTCCTTCCTGCAG caACTGGTGTCGGTCCGTTTGTCCGGTGGGAGAACTGGGAACATAACGGTGCTGGGAAATATCCATCACAAGCTGGTTTTGTCTCCTAACTTCCAGTCCTTGTTGAGGCAGGTGGCTGCACAGCAGCCATGA
- the ipmkb gene encoding inositol polyphosphate multikinase, translating to MSGANVMESTKALGKLELSPGLGAIGDSKSMNKSGQQLLGPQDHAHLNGCVPLSHQVAGHKYGVKKVGILQHPDGTVLKQVQPPPRGPREMQFYSMVFAEDCSDPCLLDLQKHLPKYYGTWSSPDSPNELYLKLEDVTSGFNKPCIMDVKLGRRSYDPLASQEKREQQIRKYPLMEEIGFLILGMRVYDVRSETFNSYNQHYGRALAQDTVKDGLAAFFENGVCLRRDAVRASICRVQHILNWFHSQHQLAFYASSLLFVYEGLPSSFTSSSLSSLLIGPSVGDTVVKTTHSVLVGDGGQSQEEKAGQQEAGQENKLAEYNNNTEVGVLWVHTNHRKDGDKPCVRGHLHLSRVDDVVAEVTKESDHSPVPYEEDNTCQRRADSKLSPNGNRNQDGDRGRTEEDEDGLEGQRGTVGHGGTGDAAVEVRMIDFAHVFPSDSLDHGYIYGLKHLLTVLEQILCDAAQSALSPPTS from the exons ATGTCAGGAGCTAACGTCATGGAGTCCACCAAAGCGCTCGGTAAACTGGAACTGAGCCCTGGCTTGGGTGCTATTGGGGACAGCAAGTCCATGAATAAGTCCGGCCAGCAGCTTCTGGGACCACAGGACCACGCTCACCTGAACGGCTGTGTCCCACTTTCTCATCAGGTGGCAGGTCACAAGTATGGAGTAAAGAAAGTTG GTATTTTACAACACCCGGATGGAACGGTCTTGAAGCAAGTTCAGCCTCCACCCAGAGGACCACGAGAAATGCAGTTTTATAGCATG GTGTTTGCAGAGGACTGCTCCGATCCTTGTCTGCTGGACCTCCAGAAACACCTTCCCAAATATTATGGCACCTGGTCCTCTCCTGACAGCCCAAACG AGCTCTACCTGAAGCTGGAGGATGTGACGAGTGGCTTCAACAAGCCGTGCATCATGGATGTGAAGCTGGGCCGCAGAAGCTACGATCCGCTCGCTTCACAGGAGAAACGGGAGCAGCAGATCAGAAAATACCCTCTGATGGAGGAGATCGGATTCCTGATCCTGGGCATGAGG GTCTATGATGTTCGCAGTGAAACGTTCAACTCCTACAACCAGCACTATGGAAGGGCCCTGGCTCAGGACACGGTTAAAGACG GCTTAGCTGCATTCTTCGAGAACGGCGTGTGTTTGAGGAGGGACGCCGTCCGGGCCAGCATCTGCAGGGTCCAGCACATTCTCAACTGGTTTCACTCCCAGCACCAGCTGGCCTTCTATGCCAGTTCCCTTCTTTTCGTCTACGAGGGTCTTCCCTCCTCTTTCACCTCATCCTCCTTGTCATCTCTGCTCATTGGTCCGTCAGTCGGCGACACCGTGGTGAAAACCACCCATTCGGTGCTGGTTGGTGATGGCGGTCAGAGCCAGGAAGAGAAAGCTGGTCAGCAGGAAGCTGGACAGGAAAACAAGCTAGCCGAGTACAACAACAACACCGAGGTGGGCGTTTTGTGGGTTCACACCAATCACAGGAAGGACGGGGACAAGCCCTGTGTCCGGGGTCACCTCCACCTCAGCAGGGTGGACGATGTAGTTGCCGAGGTAACGAAAGAATCCGATCACTCTCCTGTGCCGTACGAAGAAGACAACACGTGTCAGAGGAGGGCCGACTCGAAGCTGTCACCAAACGGGAACAGAAACCAGGATGGAGACAGAGGCAGGAcagaggaggacgaggacgGGCTGGAGGGACAGAGGGGGACAGTCGGACACGGCGGGACAGGAGACGCAGCCGTGGAGGTCAGAATGATCGACTTTGCTCATGTTTTCCCAAGCGATAGCCTGGACCACGGCTACATCTATGGCCTGAAGCACCTGCTGACGGTGCTGGAGCAGATCCTGTGTGACGCCGCTCAGAGCGCGCTCAGTCCGCCTACCTCCTGA
- the LOC103482181 gene encoding DNA-directed RNA polymerase III subunit RPC4-like isoform X3, translated as MSDSGNAASVPSCSGFRSGPERTGSAEQSIVWSLSSSSQRGRLPSLRTRDLTLGGAFRKTKTWEPNVHAVRKPKDELQTENPVAPKKEKRERDAKRKESRGGRKARPQVIQSHSIFEQCPGVSNYRTGRHSARGLQSSSTSPVCRPVKKEGKNSTEDGGHLLSKLQRDDFIVDPELRNDAHLNPIALPLYQSSSFSRRPRPSAATPGQDDLLVLTVPPCGADEKAALLTDWQKSEQLSLVKMLQELSVSGGEELFFMQFPDCLPGRHSAPKADLHHGGATEKPSKTDAKSAQQKSENMDGSLVLSEFPEGFLGKLQIRKSGKVELKLGDVILDVSEGAAFSFLQQLVSVRLSGGRTGNITVLGNIHHKLVLSPNFQSLLRQVAAQQP; from the exons ATGAGCGACTCGGGGAATGCAGCCAGCGTCCCGAGCTGCTCCGGCTTTAGAAGCGGGCCAGAGCGAACTGGAAGCGCCGAGCAGAGCATAGTCTGGAGCCTGAGTTCCTCCAGTCAGCGGGGGAGGCTACCGTCGCTCAGAACCAGGGACCTGACGCTAGGGGGAGCCTTCAGAAAGACAAAG ACATGGGAGCCTAACGTCCACGCTGTGAGAAAACCGAAAGATGA GCTACAAACAGAAAACCCTGTGGCtcctaaaaaggaaaaaagagagagggatgcaaagagaaaagagagcaGAGGTGGGAGGAAAGCGAGACCTCAGGTCATCCAGTCCCACTCCATCTTTGAACAATGTCCTGGTGTCTCAAATTACAGAACAG GTCGGCACAGTGCCAGAGGCCTGCAGAGCTCTTCCACATCTCCTGTTTGCAGACCCGTGAAAAAAGAAGGGAAGAATTCGACAGAGGATGGAGGTCATCTTCTCAGTAAACTGCAGCGAGACGAC TTCATAGTTGATCCAGAGTTGAGGAATGATGCCCACCTGAACCCCATCGCCCTGCCTCTGTatcagtccagcagcttctccagGCGTCCCAGGCCGTCCGCCGCAACAC CAGGTCAAGACGACCTCCTGGTCTTAACAGTGCCACCCTGTGGTGCTGATGAAAAAGCAGCCCTCTTGACTGACTGGCAGAAATCTGAGCAGTTGTCTCTGGTGAAGATGCTgcaggaactcagtgtttcaggaGGAGAAGAGCTGTTCTTTATGCAGTTTCCAGACTGTCTTCCTGGCAGACACTCTGCACCGAAAGCAGACCTTCATCATGGAGGAGCGACAGAGAAACCTTCAAAGACAGACGCAAAGTCAGCACAGCAA AAATCCGAGAACATGGATGGCTCCCTTGTCCTCTCAGAATTCCCTGAGGGATTTTTGGGCAAGCTACAAATCAGGAAGTCGGGAAAGGTGGAGCTAAAGCTGGGTGACGTCATCCTGGATGTGTCAGAAGGAGCTGCCTTTTCCTTCCTGCAG caACTGGTGTCGGTCCGTTTGTCCGGTGGGAGAACTGGGAACATAACGGTGCTGGGAAATATCCATCACAAGCTGGTTTTGTCTCCTAACTTCCAGTCCTTGTTGAGGCAGGTGGCTGCACAGCAGCCATGA
- the LOC103482181 gene encoding DNA-directed RNA polymerase III subunit RPC4-like isoform X1 produces MSDSGNAASVPSCSGFRSGPERTGSAEQSIVWSLSSSSQRGRLPSLRTRDLTLGGAFRKTKKTWEPNVHAVRKPKDELQTENPVAPKKEKRERDAKRKESRGGRKARPQVIQSHSIFEQCPGVSNYRTGRHSARGLQSSSTSPVCRPVKKEGKNSTEDGGHLLSKLQRDDFIVDPELRNDAHLNPIALPLYQSSSFSRRPRPSAATPGQDDLLVLTVPPCGADEKAALLTDWQKSEQLSLVKMLQELSVSGGEELFFMQFPDCLPGRHSAPKADLHHGGATEKPSKTDAKSAQQKSENMDGSLVLSEFPEGFLGKLQIRKSGKVELKLGDVILDVSEGAAFSFLQQLVSVRLSGGRTGNITVLGNIHHKLVLSPNFQSLLRQVAAQQP; encoded by the exons ATGAGCGACTCGGGGAATGCAGCCAGCGTCCCGAGCTGCTCCGGCTTTAGAAGCGGGCCAGAGCGAACTGGAAGCGCCGAGCAGAGCATAGTCTGGAGCCTGAGTTCCTCCAGTCAGCGGGGGAGGCTACCGTCGCTCAGAACCAGGGACCTGACGCTAGGGGGAGCCTTCAGAAAGACAAAG AAGACATGGGAGCCTAACGTCCACGCTGTGAGAAAACCGAAAGATGA GCTACAAACAGAAAACCCTGTGGCtcctaaaaaggaaaaaagagagagggatgcaaagagaaaagagagcaGAGGTGGGAGGAAAGCGAGACCTCAGGTCATCCAGTCCCACTCCATCTTTGAACAATGTCCTGGTGTCTCAAATTACAGAACAG GTCGGCACAGTGCCAGAGGCCTGCAGAGCTCTTCCACATCTCCTGTTTGCAGACCCGTGAAAAAAGAAGGGAAGAATTCGACAGAGGATGGAGGTCATCTTCTCAGTAAACTGCAGCGAGACGAC TTCATAGTTGATCCAGAGTTGAGGAATGATGCCCACCTGAACCCCATCGCCCTGCCTCTGTatcagtccagcagcttctccagGCGTCCCAGGCCGTCCGCCGCAACAC CAGGTCAAGACGACCTCCTGGTCTTAACAGTGCCACCCTGTGGTGCTGATGAAAAAGCAGCCCTCTTGACTGACTGGCAGAAATCTGAGCAGTTGTCTCTGGTGAAGATGCTgcaggaactcagtgtttcaggaGGAGAAGAGCTGTTCTTTATGCAGTTTCCAGACTGTCTTCCTGGCAGACACTCTGCACCGAAAGCAGACCTTCATCATGGAGGAGCGACAGAGAAACCTTCAAAGACAGACGCAAAGTCAGCACAGCAA AAATCCGAGAACATGGATGGCTCCCTTGTCCTCTCAGAATTCCCTGAGGGATTTTTGGGCAAGCTACAAATCAGGAAGTCGGGAAAGGTGGAGCTAAAGCTGGGTGACGTCATCCTGGATGTGTCAGAAGGAGCTGCCTTTTCCTTCCTGCAG caACTGGTGTCGGTCCGTTTGTCCGGTGGGAGAACTGGGAACATAACGGTGCTGGGAAATATCCATCACAAGCTGGTTTTGTCTCCTAACTTCCAGTCCTTGTTGAGGCAGGTGGCTGCACAGCAGCCATGA